TTTCAGTATCTTGAATCATTTCAAGTAACATGCGCTCATTGCGAATAATCAGCAGCATATATAATTCGTCTTTACTTTGAAAATGTTTGTATAAGGTCCCTTTTGCAAGATCTAGTTCCGCTGCTAAGGCATCTAGTGTCATGCCCGCTTCACCATTTTCTAATAGGAGTTGCTCCGCGATTTGAAAAATTAATACTTCTCGTGCTCTGAACTGAGCTTGCCGATCCATTTTCACGTAATAACTCTCTTTCCTAATACAACAAAACCGTTTATTTCAAATTTAAGAGATTCTCAAAATTTTGTGTTGTAATCCTGCCAATCTCTTCAACCGATTTATCATATACATCACTTAATGCTTTTGCTACAAAAGGAACGTATTTCGGTTCATTGGTTTTACCACGGTATGGAACGGGTGCCAAATAAGGACTATCCGTTTCAATCAGTAACCGATCAAGTGGCACCTGTTTCGCAACATCCCGCAAGTCTTGTGCATTTTTGAATGAGACAATTCCTGAAAAGGAAATATAATAACCACAATCCAGAACAGCTTTGGCAGTTTCCCAATCTTCAGTAAAGCAGTGCAGAATACCATGTGTAGAGTGTTCCGCCCGAATAATATCGACTGTATCGTGTTTCGCTGCTCGGGTATGCACCACTACAGGCTTTTTGACAATTTTCGACGCTTCAATATGGCGTGCGAAGCAACGTTTTTGCTCAGCCACGAAATCAGTACTATGGTAATAGTCCAACCCCGTTTCCCCCAATGCCCAGACTTTATCTGATTGTGCAAGCTTCACAAGATAGTCGGTTGTTGCACGCGCCATAATCTGCTCATCTTCACAAGGATGCACACCGACTGAGTAACCAACATCATCATGTCTTGCCGCAATGTCTGCCAATTTAACATGATCATCCAAATCGACTGAAATCCCCATGAACTTGGAAACACCTGCAAGCCGAGCTTGCTCCAGTGCCTGATCTAAATCACCGTTATAAGGTGTCAGATCCAACATGGTTAAATGGCAATGCGTATCAACAAACACTCTTTTTTCCTATTCTCTTAACAACTACATCGTATAGCTTGGACGATCCAAGCCTTTCATACCAGCAAGAAGCTTTTCAGCTTCATTTTTATAATACACACCTTTTTCACCAACCAACTGAATTGCAAAGCCTTGTGGCTTAAAATGGGTTTGTTTATGTGAAATCCAGATCACTTTTCCTGTGAGAGGAATCTTTTGTGATTGCTCAGGCAACGTTGCCAATACAAACACTTCTTGTCCCATTTTAACTGCCTGTTTGGTCGGTACAAATAAACCCCCTCCCGATACAAAAGGCATATAGCTAGATTGCAATGTAGATTTGTCAGTAATATTAACCTGTATAATTCCGCCCATCATTTGTGGTTGCATAACATTCCCCTGTCAAACACTCAATTAATTAAAACATTAATAATTTTATACCATTGATAAATCTAAATATATTACAAAAGTTGTGTAGATTTATAACACACACTCTAGTGACTGGCCCGTAAAAAACCTATACTCGATTTATCACTTGATTATAGAAAACAATCGAACAAACAACAAATAATGTTTAGGTAAAAGCAGAGTAAAGTAGACAATCCGAACTTTATTTAAACAAGCCATGTAGTCTAAAAAGAAATATTTAAGCCTAGATGACAATTGTTCAATCCTGTTTCAATATTTTGAGCTCAATTAAAGCTGAAAATATTAAATCAAAAGGAGTTTAAACATGAAAAGAATAAGCCTATTGGTATTTTGTAGCTTTTACTTGCTGAGTACCTCCATGCTCTATGCTGAAAACTTGAAAAAACAACCTAAATTTACCGACTACCCTGTTCGGATGTACAAAGGACCCACGGCTCAACTGGATATGACTGATGACTATGCCCGTTTATTTAGAACACGATTATCACAAGGCCTAACAGAAAGACCAGATTATGCTGGAGAATATGTAGTAGTTGGTTGGGGCTGTGGTGCAATGTGTTATAGCCTCACCTTAATTAGCAAAAAAACTGGTAAAATTTTACAGACATTCGGAGGCGAAACCGGAGAAAAATTGATTGATACCCAACCCAACAGTTTGCTATTGATCACACATGGTTCTGTCAAAGTGAATGGAAAAGACATTTATGCCAAAAAATTCTATCTACTCAAAAACAATCAGTTGAATCTAATTTACCATACACCCATTGCAGCGAGCCTGTAAATTATTTTGTGTAAGTTCCATTTTTTATAAATGATCTTTTAATCGATCATCGAACTGAATCGTAAACCAATTCATTGCTAAACGCCAATTTTGAATTGGCATCGTCCATTTCTTCGCAGCATTTGATGTTGCTAAGTAAATGACCTTCTTTACTGAGTCATCAGATGAAAAGATTTTCCTCTTCTTCGTTGAATGGCGTATTACGCTATTCAACGACTCAATCGCATTTGTTGTATAAATTGCATGACGTATTTCGGCTGGATAGCTAAAGATCGTTCGGATATTTTCCCAATTGGCCCGCCAGGATTCTCCAATTTTGGGATACTGGTGATTCCATTGATCACAGAAGATGTCTAGGGACTTTAAAGCATTTTCCTCTGTACTTGCCTGATAAATCGCTTTCAGACCCGAGGTAACAGCCTTGTAGTCTTTCCAGCTTACAAATCTCAGGCTATTGCGTACAACATGCACGATACACAGTTGAATATCAGTATGAGGGTAAACGGAGGCTATCGCGTCAGGAAAGCCTTTTAATCCATCTACACAGGCAACAAGAATATCCTGTACTCCTCGATTTTTTAGCTCTGTCATGACTGACAGCCAGAATTTGGCACCTTCTGTCTGAGCAATCCACATACCCAGTAATTCTTTTTGTCCATCCATATTGATGCCTAAAGCAAGGTATACGGACTTGTTAATCACATTGGAGTGCTGACGGACTTTGACAACAATACAGTCAAGATAGACAACAGGATAAAGGCTATCTAAGGCTCTATTTTGCCACTCAGTCACTTGCTCAATCACAGCATCGGTAACTTTGCTGATGAGAGATGCTGAGACATCGGCATCGTACATTTCTTTGAAGAAGGCTACAATTTCCCTATTAGTCATTCCTTTTGCATACAGTGAGAGGATTTGGTCATCCATACTGGTGATGCGTGTTTGGTGCTTTTTGATAATTTGTGGCTCAAATGAACCTTCTCGATCACGGGGAATATCTAAAGCCAGTTGTCCATCTTGAGTTGTAATGGTTTTAGAACTAAACCCATTACGGCTATTTGAGCCTTTCCTGGACTGATGCTTTTCATAACCGAGATGGTCTGAAAGTTCAGTATTGAGTGCAGTTTCAATCATGAATTTTTTAAAGACTGCTGTCATTTGGTTTAAGTCTTCTGGTGTTTTTAGACCTTTAGCCAATTCGGCAGCCATACTTTTGATTGTTGCTTCATCCATGTGAAGTACCTTTTGTAATTATCCTCTGAAGGATAAATGAAAATTAAGTACTTACACAAAATTTAGAACAGTCCCATTGCAGCAGAGCATGAAGATGAGAATGGAAAATTCAACCCATAAGACAATGATTTCAATGAGATATAGCAAGGCCTGCTTGCTATATCTATCACATTCACTATTTTGATGCTTTAACAATTTCAGCTTTATCAAAAGAGAACCAACATTCACCTTGAGTTGCCCATTTTGATTCAGTGGTCCCCAACACACCCGTCACGGTAATTCGATCACCTACCTTTAAATTACTAATTTTATCGGTATTTACTTTTAAATCATCACGAGTCAGCCCCTGTCCTTTACATTTAGCATTACTTGGATCTTTAAAGATAATCGCAATCTGGTTTTGGGAAATCACCTCACCTGTTTTAGTAATACGTGTAATGATTCCAGGTACTTCAAGACGCTGTGCATCCCACTTTCGCTTTGCTGTAATTTCATTCTGTTGCCAATCTCTCCAAATTTCTGACAGAGTTGCCTTCTTAGCAGCCCCTAAGCCACGGAAGTCTCCACTCAAAATATCTCCAGTTTTATTTAAAATTCCATCCGTTGCTGACATTGCTGAATCCAAAGTCTGACAAGCACTCAATGACAGACAGCCCAAAGCGACTAAAAGTGTTTTTATTTGCATATCTCAATTCCCTAGCATATCTAGCAAAACGCCATGTGAAAAAATAACATATTTACTTAAAAATGTGAATTTTTAACACTCGACTAAGGAGATTTTTCCAATAAAAAAGCCACCCGTATGAGCAGCTCTTTCCTAAAAATCAAAAAAGAATTTTCTATTTTTCGGTACATTTATAATCAAAATCCAAGGTGCTAATCATTCGATCAGTATTTCTTGAAATGACTGAAATATTATTCACCCCAGCTTCAATATAAAATTTACCACTAAACTGATTCGCTACTGAGCCACGATCATGATTGAAAGAATAGTTATAAATACATTCATAGGCCTGAGATCCTATATTTGAAGCATTAATCACAAATGAAGAGCCATTAATATTTGATACAAATTTTGGTTCTGCCATTACAATGCTTGGTATCATTAAAAATGATAAAGCAAACGCGATAAATGTTATTTTCATCTCTATATTCCTTATTTTTTAATATTATTGTGAAGTAACTCACATTTTATATACATTTTATAAGGATTAAAGAGCGAAGAACAATTTATATACAAAGCTTACATGATCACTACAAAAGATAGCTCCGCAGATTAGAAAACAGAGCTAAGCATATAAATTTAATTAAAATATTTTTTAAACCAACTTAACCAACGTTCATTAGCTGAATAAACAACTCATCCATAACCAATTGGGTTTGTACATTTTGCTCAATCATTAACTTTTTCTTCTGTAAATCAGAATAAATCGTAAAGAGTGTCTCTAAACTATAAAATTCAGCCAGTGGCTTAAAATCCAAATCATCATTCTTTAATGATTGATTCAACTTTAAACTAATCAAATCCCCTAACAGATATTCAAACATGGTTATCCATTCAGCGAAATTTAATTCTTTAGACCACTTATTTGAATAGTTTAAAGGCATATTCTTTTCGACAACCAACTTAAGCCAATCCTGTAGAAATAAGGCACGTTTCTGTAGCCATTCACTCTTTTCAATTTCAATAGCCGTTAAAGGCATATCATTGGCAAGGTTCAGCAATAAAGAAACTTGCTCAGCACTAATTTCAGGAATTTGCTGTTTTATAAATGCTTGTGCATCTGAGATCGTTAATCGATCTAAAGCAAAATGCTGTAATCGACTTCGAATCGTTGCTGGAAGTTTTAAGTAATGATCAGCCAATAAGATCAGTACCACTTTCTCGCCAGGTTCCTCCAGAGTTTTGAGTAGTGCATTGGCTGAGGCCGTATTTAATGCTTCAGCAGGCTCAATAACGACAACACGCCAACCCTCTCCTGTTTGCTGAACAAATGGAAGTAGATCGCGAATCTTTTCAATTTTAATTTTAGCATTTTGTTTTTTATTCTCTTCATCCGTGGTGATATGCACATAATTTGGGTGAGTGTCAGACTTTAACCATTGGCAACTCGTACATTCACCACAAGCAGCCTGCACTTGCTTATTCAAACAAAGAACCCAAGCCACAAATCGCGCCGCAAACTCTTTTTTTGCGCAGCCTTGCTTTCCATAAAACAAAAGGCCGTGCCCAAGCTCAGGAAACCGTGTAGTTAACAATTCCCATGTTTGGGTATGCCAAGGATATTTCACCGTAGATTGAATATCGACCATAATTATTGAAAGGCACTCACAGGCATAGTGTTTAATCGATCCAGATCCGCTTGCGTATCAACGCCTGGTGGTAAATTGGCTTCTGCAACGGCTATGGCAATACGATGACCATTTTCAAGTACACGCAGTTGCTCTAGACTTTCTAATTTCTCAAGATGCCCCTGTTCCCAAGTGATATACTCTTGCAGTAATTTAACACGATAAGCATATAAACCTAAGTGACGAAAAGCTTGATCATGTAGTGTTAGCTCAGCCTGTTTCGCACCATCACGATCATATGGAATAGTGGCACGGCTAAAATATAGCGCCTCATTACGCTTGCTCATGACCACTTTGACAATACTATCTCGCTGAAACTCATCCAGCTGATGAATCGGTTCACATAGTGTTGACATTGAGCACTGCGGATTGTCGACCAAAAGTTGGCTAACCTGCTGAACAAGCTGTGCTGGTAGCAATGGCTCATCACCCTGTACATTGACGATAATATCATCTTGCAACCATCCCTTCAGCCGCGCAACCTCACTTAAACGGTCTGTACCTGAAGGATGCTCTGTACTGGTGATGACCACATCAACGCCTTCTGCACGGCATACTTCAGCAATCCGCTCATCATCTGTCGCTACACAAAGGTCATCAAAGCCAGCAACTTTTTTGGCTTGATCAACCACACGCAAAATCATTGGGCGGCCATGAATAAGCAATAAGGGTTTTGCAGGCAGGCGAGAACTCGCAAAACGAGCCGGAATAACAATATGTTTCATGGTCGCTCTCTAAGAAAATTGAATACCAACTTGCTGTAGTTGCGACTTCAGCAAATCATAGCAATCAGATGATAAAACAGCCTCAACGGGTACAACCCAGATTGGAATATTAAATTCAGAGTTTTGCTTTAATAATGCCTTGAACTTTACCGCATCTTTCTCAGTGGTAATAATCGCATCATGATTATCGAAAGTTAGATCAGCAATCTCATAATCATGATGATCTGGAAACTCATGGGCCTGATATTGCTGCACCTTCAAGGTATTCAAAGTTTGATAAAAACGCTGTGGAAAGCCGATGCCAACAACTGCATTAAAGTACTGACTGGCATCAAACCATTTCGTCTCTACATCAGGATTTAACAGATAAGGTTCCCCAACTGCTAAATGCATATTTCTTTGTGCTTGTGCAGTTTTAGTATGTGCAATCACGGTGCTTTTTTTTAAGCGTGATTTGGGCTCACGCAAATATCCTTCAGGTAAGAGTTTTTCATTGCCTAAACCACGATTCTGATCCAATACAATCCATTCGATTTGCCGCGCTAAAGCCCAATGTTGCAGGCCGTCGTCACTAATAATTAGATCAAGTTTTTCATTTTCAAGAAGCAACTCAATAGCAGCTTGTCGGTTTGGCCCAACAGCCATCGCTACACCGGTCGATTGTACGATCAGACAAGGTTCATCCCCTGTAGCCTCAGGTTCTGAACCCTTCGTCACCAAAAGTGGAAATGGGCCTGTGCCACCATAACCACGGCTAATTACTCCAACTTTTAAATTATGCTGTTGTAAGTACTTAACCAACTGGATCAATAACGGTGTTTTACCACTACCACCAACTGTAATGTTTCCAATCACCATAACAGGCACTGGCGCTTGATAAACAGGCTTAATTCCATGTTGATACAGCGCCTGATTCGCACAAAAACCGAGTCGATATAACCATGACAATGGGCGCAACAGCACTAACCACGAAGCCTGTTCATTCCAAGCATCCTGAATCCGCTGTGCCATCGACATGCTTAATTTTCCTCAAAATTGCGTTGATGTAGTTGATAGTACATACCATGCTTGGCAAGCAATTCAGCATGTGTCCCTTGTTCAATAATTTGCCCTTTATCCATGACTACGATCATATCTGCATTTTCAACTGTTGAAAGACGATGTGCAATTACAATTGTAGTACGTCCTTGCATGGCTTCATCAAATGCCTGTTGGATGAAATATTCAGATTCATTATCGAGTGCACTGGTCGCTTCATCCAAAATCAAGATCGGAGAATCTTTTAAAATCGCCCTTGCAATTGCGATACGCTGACGCTGACCACCTGACAAATTCAGGCCTTGTGCCCCAAGAATCGTGTCATAACCTTGTGGCAAGTTCATGATAAAATCATGTGCAAATGCTGCTTTAGCGGCTGCAACAACCTGTTCATCAGTCGCATCTTGTAGCTGACCATAAGCAATATTATCACGCACTGAACGGTTAAAAAGTACGACCTGTTGATTCACTGTCGAAATTTGTGACCGCAAATACGACAATTCAATATCTTGAACAGGAATATTATCAAAATAAATTTTCCCTTCGCTTAACTCTTGAAAGCGTGGCAACATATTCACCAGTGAGGTTTTTCCTGCGCCAGACCGTCCTACCAATGCAATAGTTTGTCCTGCTTTGATATCCAAAGAGAAGTCTTTAATTGCATGCGTGCCATCTTCATAACGCAAATTCGCATGCTCAAATTTAATATTACCGTGTAAGACTGGTTTAAGCTGTCCGTTATTGACTTCTTCAGGCATATCCAGCAATTCAAATACGGAATGTGCTGCGGCTAAACCACGTTGTAGCTTTTCATTGATATCTGTTAAGTTTTTTACTGGTTTTGAAATTAAACCTGCTGCAGTAATATAAGAGACAAACTCACCTGCAGATGTATCACCCAATACCTGTGGACGTAGAGCCAACCACAAAATGATTGCCATTGCCATCGACAATAACAGTTGAATGATCGGACTATTAATATTCTGTACCACCACCATTTTCAAACCGCGGCGCAGGTTCTCCTCAGAAGACTTATAAAAACGCTTCTGTTCAAACGCTTCACCGGTAAAACTCTTTACAACAGAGTTTCCTGTAATGGTTTCTTGTACCACGTGGTTGACATCGCCCATGGTATTTTGGACCTGGATCGACAGTTTCCGCATCTTTTTCGATGCAATTCTCACCAGCAAACCAATAAATGGCATAAAAACCACAATACATAGGGTTAAACGCCAATTGGTATAAAGTAAATAACTCAATAAACCAACAACAATCAAACCATCTTTAATCAATGTTTGCAGAGATTCGGAAGACGCTGCTGTTAACTGCTCTACGTTATACATCAGTTTCGCACTGATATGACCCGCACTGTTATCAAGATAATATTGTGATGGGAGCCTTAAAAGTTTTGCATAAACTTCCTGGCGAATGCTAAACACCAAACTGCGTGAAATCACCGCAGAAAAGTAACCACCGAGAAATAGACCAAAACCACGGAAAAACATCAATAAAACAATTAGCGCTGGAAACCAATCCAGATTTGTTCGGCTACCTTCTTGAATGGCATCAATAATGTACTTCAACAGTTTTGCCACAGAAACTTCTGTCGCTGCATTGATTCCGAAACCAAGCAAGACTAATAAGGCAACGCCCCAATAAGATTTTAAATACGATATTAAACGGACATAAACCTTAAAATCCTGATTCACTCAGTAAAACCTCTTGTTGGAACCTTGGTGCTGATATTGACGTTAACAAAACCGAGTTGACCGGCAACATCCATCACGCGAATCACGTCTTGATGCGCAGCTTTGGCATCAGCCGCAATAATGAACATAAAATCACGACGATCTTGTGCAATCTGCTTGATAGCCGTGCTTAAATCAGCAATATCCTTGCTTGATAAAGCTTGACCATTAACAGAATAATGTCCTGTGGAGTCTACCATGATTTCAATTTTGTGATCGAATTGTTTAGGCGGAACACCTTGTGCATCGGGTAATGTCAGATTTATACGACTTTGCTGACTAAATGTCGTCGATAATAATAAAAACACCAAAATAAATAACATACAGTCAATCATTGGTGTCAAATTGATATGAATATCTTCAACTTGAGAGCGTTTAAATTTCATATGAACACCTCGGCTTAGCTTGCACGACGATGTTCATGTGCATAAGCTGCTTTCTTATAAAAAAGTGCAGCATGAAATAGTGTTGATTGCTGTTCCAATTCGGCAACATACTCATGTACTACTCGTTGAAAATAACGATAAGCAATCATTGCAGGAATCGCAATCAGCATCCCTACAGCAGTCGTAATTAAAGCTTTGGAAATACCTGGCATCATCATACTGGCATTACCCGCTGAACCGACATCAATCACTAAAAAAGATTCAATAATCCCGAGCACTGTTCCCAGCAAACCCAACAAAGGAGCAATCGCACTCAAAGTTCCCAAGAAGTTAATATTTTTTTCAAGATGACTAATCTCTTGAGATGCGGTTGCTTCCATCTGAGCACGCGCAAATTGCTCACCCTGATCTTGATGGTCATAACCTGCTTTTAAAATACGACCTAACGGGCTTTTTGATGCTTCCTGTTGTTGTAAATGTTGAATCACCGACTCGGCATCAGAACCACTGATAAGCAAAACTTGCGGTAAAACTTGTGACCGTTTTAAACGAATGTATCGTTCAAGTGCAATGGCAACCGTAAAAATTGATGAGAGAATAAGGGGCAGCATTAACCAACCACCCGCTTTCACAAGTTCCCACATATTATTCCCCAATAATATTTAAAATATAAAAGGATGGAACAGGATTCGCTCATCATTCAATTATCTTTACAGACCCGATAAAGGAACCCAATCCTTAATATTAGTTAGGTAAACAAATATTGAGGATTCCATCCAACTCATCCAATGAGTGGTAATGAATGACCATTTTCCCTTTACCTTTTTGGTTATGGTCAATTTTCACATTTGCCCCGAAACGCTCTGACAGCTTCAGAGTCAAGTGTTCAATATCAGGAGATACCTGAACCTTTTCTTTTTCAGGTTTTGGTTCACTCCACTCACGAACTAACTGTTCAGTCTGTCGTACCGACAAACCTTTTTCAATCACGATCTGTGCAACCGCGATTTGATCTTTTGCTTTCAAAGCCAAAATAGCACGGGCATGTCCCATATCAATCTGACCTTGTTGCATCAAATCTTTAACTGGATCTGCCAAGCTGAGTAAACGTAATAAGTTACTGACTGTCGTACGCGCTTTGCCAACAGTATCTGCAATTTCTTGATGGCTCAAACCAAACTCATCATGGAAACGTTGTAGAGCCACCGCTTGGTCAATCGGATTCAAATCTTGACGTTGAATATTTTCGATCAATGCCAAAGCAATCGCGACTTGATCATTTAAGTCACGCACAATTGCAGGAATTTCTGTTAACCCTGCTAATTGTGCCGCACGCCAGCGTCGCTCACCTGCAATAATTTCATAGGGGTGTTGTTCATCGTCGACAGGACGAATCACAATCGGTTGCATCACGCCATGTTTTTCAATCGATGCGGCAAGCTCTTGTAAATCTTGTTCTTGAATAAAGCGACGTGGTTGGTATTCGCCACGCTTCAATAAATTGACATCAATTTGCTTGAGTTGACCATGATCCAAGGCTTGTGCTTCAAGTTGCAATTTTTCTTTTTGAATTGAACCCAATAGCGCATCTAAACCACGACCTTTAGCCAATCCGCGTTTTTTGATGCTCATACCGCACTTCCTT
The DNA window shown above is from Acinetobacter colistiniresistens and carries:
- the lpxK gene encoding tetraacyldisaccharide 4'-kinase, with product MSMAQRIQDAWNEQASWLVLLRPLSWLYRLGFCANQALYQHGIKPVYQAPVPVMVIGNITVGGSGKTPLLIQLVKYLQQHNLKVGVISRGYGGTGPFPLLVTKGSEPEATGDEPCLIVQSTGVAMAVGPNRQAAIELLLENEKLDLIISDDGLQHWALARQIEWIVLDQNRGLGNEKLLPEGYLREPKSRLKKSTVIAHTKTAQAQRNMHLAVGEPYLLNPDVETKWFDASQYFNAVVGIGFPQRFYQTLNTLKVQQYQAHEFPDHHDYEIADLTFDNHDAIITTEKDAVKFKALLKQNSEFNIPIWVVPVEAVLSSDCYDLLKSQLQQVGIQFS
- a CDS encoding ExbD/TolR family protein, which codes for MKFKRSQVEDIHINLTPMIDCMLFILVFLLLSTTFSQQSRINLTLPDAQGVPPKQFDHKIEIMVDSTGHYSVNGQALSSKDIADLSTAIKQIAQDRRDFMFIIAADAKAAHQDVIRVMDVAGQLGFVNVNISTKVPTRGFTE
- a CDS encoding PilZ domain-containing protein, producing the protein MQPQMMGGIIQVNITDKSTLQSSYMPFVSGGGLFVPTKQAVKMGQEVFVLATLPEQSQKIPLTGKVIWISHKQTHFKPQGFAIQLVGEKGVYYKNEAEKLLAGMKGLDRPSYTM
- the msbA gene encoding lipid A export permease/ATP-binding protein MsbA; translated protein: MNQDFKVYVRLISYLKSYWGVALLVLLGFGINAATEVSVAKLLKYIIDAIQEGSRTNLDWFPALIVLLMFFRGFGLFLGGYFSAVISRSLVFSIRQEVYAKLLRLPSQYYLDNSAGHISAKLMYNVEQLTAASSESLQTLIKDGLIVVGLLSYLLYTNWRLTLCIVVFMPFIGLLVRIASKKMRKLSIQVQNTMGDVNHVVQETITGNSVVKSFTGEAFEQKRFYKSSEENLRRGLKMVVVQNINSPIIQLLLSMAMAIILWLALRPQVLGDTSAGEFVSYITAAGLISKPVKNLTDINEKLQRGLAAAHSVFELLDMPEEVNNGQLKPVLHGNIKFEHANLRYEDGTHAIKDFSLDIKAGQTIALVGRSGAGKTSLVNMLPRFQELSEGKIYFDNIPVQDIELSYLRSQISTVNQQVVLFNRSVRDNIAYGQLQDATDEQVVAAAKAAFAHDFIMNLPQGYDTILGAQGLNLSGGQRQRIAIARAILKDSPILILDEATSALDNESEYFIQQAFDEAMQGRTTIVIAHRLSTVENADMIVVMDKGQIIEQGTHAELLAKHGMYYQLHQRNFEEN
- a CDS encoding ParB/RepB/Spo0J family partition protein gives rise to the protein MSIKKRGLAKGRGLDALLGSIQKEKLQLEAQALDHGQLKQIDVNLLKRGEYQPRRFIQEQDLQELAASIEKHGVMQPIVIRPVDDEQHPYEIIAGERRWRAAQLAGLTEIPAIVRDLNDQVAIALALIENIQRQDLNPIDQAVALQRFHDEFGLSHQEIADTVGKARTTVSNLLRLLSLADPVKDLMQQGQIDMGHARAILALKAKDQIAVAQIVIEKGLSVRQTEQLVREWSEPKPEKEKVQVSPDIEHLTLKLSERFGANVKIDHNQKGKGKMVIHYHSLDELDGILNICLPN
- a CDS encoding MotA/TolQ/ExbB proton channel family protein; this translates as MWELVKAGGWLMLPLILSSIFTVAIALERYIRLKRSQVLPQVLLISGSDAESVIQHLQQQEASKSPLGRILKAGYDHQDQGEQFARAQMEATASQEISHLEKNINFLGTLSAIAPLLGLLGTVLGIIESFLVIDVGSAGNASMMMPGISKALITTAVGMLIAIPAMIAYRYFQRVVHEYVAELEQQSTLFHAALFYKKAAYAHEHRRAS
- a CDS encoding IS256-like element ISAba26 family transposase; this translates as MDEATIKSMAAELAKGLKTPEDLNQMTAVFKKFMIETALNTELSDHLGYEKHQSRKGSNSRNGFSSKTITTQDGQLALDIPRDREGSFEPQIIKKHQTRITSMDDQILSLYAKGMTNREIVAFFKEMYDADVSASLISKVTDAVIEQVTEWQNRALDSLYPVVYLDCIVVKVRQHSNVINKSVYLALGINMDGQKELLGMWIAQTEGAKFWLSVMTELKNRGVQDILVACVDGLKGFPDAIASVYPHTDIQLCIVHVVRNSLRFVSWKDYKAVTSGLKAIYQASTEENALKSLDIFCDQWNHQYPKIGESWRANWENIRTIFSYPAEIRHAIYTTNAIESLNSVIRHSTKKRKIFSSDDSVKKVIYLATSNAAKKWTMPIQNWRLAMNWFTIQFDDRLKDHL
- a CDS encoding DNA polymerase III subunit delta', with amino-acid sequence MVDIQSTVKYPWHTQTWELLTTRFPELGHGLLFYGKQGCAKKEFAARFVAWVLCLNKQVQAACGECTSCQWLKSDTHPNYVHITTDEENKKQNAKIKIEKIRDLLPFVQQTGEGWRVVVIEPAEALNTASANALLKTLEEPGEKVVLILLADHYLKLPATIRSRLQHFALDRLTISDAQAFIKQQIPEISAEQVSLLLNLANDMPLTAIEIEKSEWLQKRALFLQDWLKLVVEKNMPLNYSNKWSKELNFAEWITMFEYLLGDLISLKLNQSLKNDDLDFKPLAEFYSLETLFTIYSDLQKKKLMIEQNVQTQLVMDELFIQLMNVG
- a CDS encoding TatD family hydrolase, giving the protein MFVDTHCHLTMLDLTPYNGDLDQALEQARLAGVSKFMGISVDLDDHVKLADIAARHDDVGYSVGVHPCEDEQIMARATTDYLVKLAQSDKVWALGETGLDYYHSTDFVAEQKRCFARHIEASKIVKKPVVVHTRAAKHDTVDIIRAEHSTHGILHCFTEDWETAKAVLDCGYYISFSGIVSFKNAQDLRDVAKQVPLDRLLIETDSPYLAPVPYRGKTNEPKYVPFVAKALSDVYDKSVEEIGRITTQNFENLLNLK
- the kdsB gene encoding 3-deoxy-manno-octulosonate cytidylyltransferase produces the protein MKHIVIPARFASSRLPAKPLLLIHGRPMILRVVDQAKKVAGFDDLCVATDDERIAEVCRAEGVDVVITSTEHPSGTDRLSEVARLKGWLQDDIIVNVQGDEPLLPAQLVQQVSQLLVDNPQCSMSTLCEPIHQLDEFQRDSIVKVVMSKRNEALYFSRATIPYDRDGAKQAELTLHDQAFRHLGLYAYRVKLLQEYITWEQGHLEKLESLEQLRVLENGHRIAIAVAEANLPPGVDTQADLDRLNTMPVSAFQ